Proteins from one Flavobacterium sp. N2038 genomic window:
- a CDS encoding DUF4269 domain-containing protein, which produces MIDFSSITYLKSGNPKQILAYKILTENKILELLSNFDPILVGTIPISIDIENSDLDIICFWKSKVEFVSKICLLFEDKTEFKIKETFIDNQESVIANFLIDGLEIEIFGQNIPTKEQNGYKHMIIEHQILEVRGEIFRQEIIKLKQMGYKTEPAFGELLGLKGNPYLELLDYKI; this is translated from the coding sequence ATGATTGATTTTAGTTCTATTACTTATTTAAAATCCGGTAATCCTAAACAGATTTTGGCTTATAAGATTTTAACGGAAAATAAGATTTTAGAGTTACTTTCTAATTTTGATCCCATATTGGTTGGCACAATTCCAATTAGTATTGATATTGAAAACAGTGATCTTGATATTATTTGCTTTTGGAAAAGTAAAGTCGAGTTTGTTTCTAAGATTTGTTTGCTGTTTGAAGATAAAACCGAATTTAAAATTAAGGAGACCTTTATTGACAATCAGGAATCTGTAATTGCGAATTTTTTAATTGATGGATTGGAAATTGAAATCTTTGGTCAAAATATTCCAACCAAAGAGCAAAATGGATACAAACACATGATTATTGAACATCAGATTTTGGAAGTAAGAGGCGAAATCTTTCGACAGGAAATTATAAAACTAAAGCAAATGGGCTACAAAACCGAACCTGCATTTGGTGAATTGTTAGGTTTAAAAGGCAATCCGTATCTGGAATTGCTGGATTATAAAATATAA
- a CDS encoding histone H1, translating into MKDLLVKINAEIDAFRTEAESLTEKGVKAAGPRARKATLEIEKLLKEFRKVSIEESKK; encoded by the coding sequence ATGAAAGATCTATTAGTAAAAATCAACGCCGAGATTGACGCATTCAGAACTGAAGCAGAATCATTAACAGAAAAAGGAGTTAAAGCTGCTGGACCAAGAGCTAGAAAAGCTACTTTAGAAATTGAAAAACTTTTGAAAGAATTCAGAAAAGTTTCTATCGAAGAATCTAAAAAATAA
- a CDS encoding sensor histidine kinase: MKQKQSPGKLKERIKELTCLYEISETISKSNFFEEATLKKISESVRRAWKFNDEAIVEIQISKYHITTSVLPDHTVFQISSINTSNIDTGYIKVHYPADQFNVTHFLADEQKLLNMVATEINNYIEKFQILNKKASLERTLEHIDRLSILHRTAAAIAHELNNPLGNILGYAELIKLTNNNPEIDSDITSITDSAIYCREIVKKLMFFSCEMAYQSKIQEIKPVITFAFSFLKQNFQKKEIKSEVIFNNTISKIKIDSVQIKQVLFNLLINAIQASEPGSTIKTIIENDSENLFIRIEDQGHGIPEEIRQKIFEPFFTTKNNNTGSGLGLSLVHEIVMNHNGEITITNNYPTGTIFQIRLPIT, from the coding sequence ATGAAACAAAAACAAAGCCCGGGAAAACTCAAAGAAAGAATTAAGGAATTAACATGTCTTTATGAAATTTCAGAAACAATATCAAAATCAAATTTCTTTGAAGAAGCAACCTTAAAAAAAATATCAGAAAGCGTAAGAAGAGCCTGGAAATTTAATGATGAAGCAATCGTCGAAATTCAAATCTCTAAATACCATATAACAACATCCGTTCTTCCAGATCATACTGTATTTCAAATTAGTTCGATAAACACGTCCAATATCGACACTGGTTATATTAAGGTTCATTATCCTGCTGATCAATTTAATGTGACCCATTTTCTCGCAGATGAACAAAAACTTCTGAATATGGTTGCTACTGAAATAAACAACTATATCGAAAAATTTCAAATTTTAAATAAAAAAGCATCACTCGAGAGAACTCTTGAACATATTGACCGGCTATCTATTCTTCATAGAACCGCTGCTGCAATTGCTCACGAACTTAATAACCCGCTAGGAAATATCCTGGGTTATGCAGAACTGATTAAATTAACCAATAATAATCCTGAAATCGACTCAGATATTACTTCAATTACTGACTCTGCAATTTACTGTCGTGAAATTGTAAAAAAACTAATGTTTTTTTCCTGTGAAATGGCATATCAGTCAAAAATTCAAGAAATAAAGCCTGTCATAACTTTTGCATTCTCTTTTTTAAAACAAAATTTTCAGAAGAAAGAAATAAAAAGCGAAGTAATTTTTAATAATACGATTTCAAAAATAAAAATTGATTCGGTTCAAATAAAGCAGGTTCTTTTTAACTTATTGATAAATGCAATACAAGCATCAGAGCCAGGAAGCACCATTAAAACAATTATAGAGAATGACTCTGAAAACTTATTCATAAGAATTGAAGATCAAGGACATGGAATACCAGAAGAAATCAGACAAAAAATATTTGAACCTTTTTTTACCACAAAAAACAACAATACAGGTTCTGGTTTAGGCTTAAGCCTTGTTCATGAAATAGTAATGAATCATAATGGAGAAATAACCATTACAAACAATTATCCCACAGGCACGATTTTTCAAATACGCTTACCGATAACCTAA
- a CDS encoding ArnT family glycosyltransferase: MNKKTLILIGFIILKFVLQYILLSPEYDLQRDEYLHLDQAHHLAWGYLSVPPVTSWFSYLIFLLGNSVFWVKFFPALFGALTLVVVWKTIAALKGNLYALVLGATCILLSSLLRINMLYQPNSLDVLCWTLFYYVVIEYIITEKMKWFYIGAVVFAIGFLNKYNILFLLIGLLPAILLVDQRKIFAEKNLYFALILGLILILPNLLWQYNNHFPIVHHMKELAETQLVNVDRAGFLKEQLLFFIGAVPVIVFSFYALLFYKPFARYKLFFFSIIFTLLVFIYFKAKAYYAIGLYPVYIAFGAAYLGEILKTGWKRFLQPVFIAIPLLFFIPIYDLAFPNKSPEYIFKHPEKYKKLGMLRWEDGKDHELPQDFADMLGWKELARKTDSVYALFPKSENTLVLCDNYGQAGAINYYTQKGIKAVSFNADYVNWFNLNIDYKNLIRVKEFEENSTEFAETSPFFQSGYIGGEITNKYAREYKTTIFVFTNAKIDINKRLKQEIKEKTNYDK; the protein is encoded by the coding sequence ATGAATAAAAAAACACTTATTTTAATTGGATTTATAATTTTAAAATTTGTTCTGCAGTATATTTTATTGAGTCCTGAATACGATTTGCAACGTGATGAATATTTGCATCTCGATCAGGCACATCATCTGGCCTGGGGCTATTTATCTGTTCCGCCTGTAACTTCGTGGTTTTCGTATTTGATCTTTTTACTTGGAAATTCGGTTTTCTGGGTTAAATTTTTCCCTGCGCTTTTTGGTGCATTAACATTGGTAGTGGTTTGGAAAACAATCGCAGCTCTGAAAGGAAATTTGTACGCTTTAGTTTTAGGGGCAACTTGTATTTTATTATCATCACTTTTAAGAATCAATATGTTGTATCAGCCTAATTCATTGGATGTTTTGTGCTGGACACTATTTTATTATGTTGTAATTGAGTATATAATAACCGAAAAAATGAAATGGTTTTATATTGGGGCAGTAGTATTTGCAATTGGTTTTTTAAACAAATACAACATTCTTTTTCTGTTAATCGGTTTACTACCTGCTATTTTGTTAGTTGATCAAAGAAAAATATTTGCAGAGAAAAATCTTTATTTTGCATTGATTTTAGGGTTGATTTTAATTTTGCCCAATCTTTTATGGCAGTACAATAATCATTTTCCAATTGTACATCATATGAAAGAGTTGGCAGAAACGCAATTGGTAAATGTAGATCGTGCGGGATTTTTAAAAGAGCAATTGTTATTTTTTATTGGCGCAGTTCCGGTAATTGTTTTCTCTTTTTACGCGTTACTTTTTTATAAGCCTTTTGCAAGGTATAAGCTGTTTTTCTTTTCGATAATTTTCACGCTTTTAGTTTTTATTTATTTCAAAGCCAAAGCGTATTATGCCATCGGATTGTATCCTGTTTATATTGCTTTTGGTGCAGCATATTTAGGCGAAATTTTAAAAACAGGCTGGAAACGTTTTCTGCAACCAGTATTTATTGCGATTCCGCTGTTGTTTTTTATTCCAATATATGATCTTGCTTTTCCAAATAAAAGTCCGGAGTACATATTTAAACATCCCGAAAAATATAAGAAACTTGGAATGTTGCGTTGGGAAGACGGAAAAGATCATGAATTGCCGCAGGATTTTGCCGATATGCTGGGATGGAAAGAACTTGCACGCAAAACAGATTCCGTTTATGCTTTGTTTCCTAAATCAGAAAACACACTGGTACTTTGCGACAATTACGGCCAGGCAGGAGCAATAAATTATTACACCCAAAAAGGAATTAAAGCTGTTTCTTTTAATGCTGATTATGTGAATTGGTTTAATTTGAATATTGATTACAAAAACCTGATAAGAGTAAAGGAATTTGAAGAAAACAGTACTGAATTTGCGGAGACAAGTCCGTTTTTTCAATCCGGTTATATAGGTGGTGAAATAACAAATAAATATGCAAGAGAATACAAAACCACCATTTTCGTCTTTACAAATGCCAAAATCGATATTAATAAGCGGTTAAAGCAGGAAATTAAAGAAAAAACAAATTACGATAAATAA
- a CDS encoding DUF4494 domain-containing protein: protein MSATWYECKVKYRKTDETGGQKVLTEPYLIDAISYTEAEKRINEEMAAYISEEFKITNIKVANYAEIHPFENADRWFKSKVSLIAYDEESGKERKTNMYMLVQANDVREAFDNTIHVMKNTMGEYSIPAISESPIMDVFPYFSGEEEETAMLERFNALKASKPVSAEVQDTMEFDPAYLEESL from the coding sequence ATGAGTGCAACTTGGTACGAATGCAAAGTAAAATATAGAAAGACGGATGAGACCGGAGGGCAAAAAGTTTTAACAGAACCGTATTTGATAGATGCGATATCTTATACAGAAGCTGAAAAAAGAATTAATGAAGAAATGGCTGCTTATATAAGTGAAGAATTTAAAATCACTAATATTAAAGTAGCTAATTATGCTGAAATACACCCGTTTGAAAACGCAGATCGCTGGTTTAAATCAAAAGTTTCTTTGATTGCCTATGACGAAGAAAGCGGAAAAGAAAGAAAAACCAATATGTATATGCTGGTTCAGGCAAATGATGTGAGAGAAGCTTTTGATAATACGATTCACGTTATGAAAAATACAATGGGTGAATACTCAATTCCGGCGATTTCTGAATCACCAATTATGGATGTTTTTCCATATTTCAGTGGGGAAGAAGAAGAAACTGCGATGCTGGAAAGATTTAATGCTCTAAAAGCTTCTAAACCTGTAAGTGCAGAAGTTCAGGACACAATGGAATTTGATCCGGCATATTTGGAAGAGAGCCTTTAA
- a CDS encoding YcxB family protein, whose translation MINSKFSLEFKLSPVEIRKLNKMYFKNLYEDKVRIFSFVLLLVSFIISLNYNTDFVTWIIRNLIFVVLFLVFQYSFVNAICRLIFKLIKKLAKFDKYINKYKLNFTNSFIYVHSPLGDVKHKWNQIENAILTKDFFFLYIKEKNNYIISISNEQNSGRNIDKLIAFVEGNVTPVIKV comes from the coding sequence ATGATCAATTCTAAATTTTCTTTGGAGTTTAAATTAAGTCCTGTTGAAATACGTAAATTGAATAAAATGTATTTTAAAAATTTATATGAAGATAAAGTCAGGATATTTTCGTTTGTGCTGTTGTTAGTATCATTTATTATAAGTTTAAATTATAATACTGATTTCGTTACCTGGATAATAAGAAATCTAATTTTTGTTGTTTTGTTTTTAGTATTCCAGTATTCATTTGTCAATGCAATCTGCAGGCTTATTTTTAAATTAATTAAAAAACTTGCAAAATTTGATAAGTATATAAATAAATACAAACTCAACTTTACGAATTCATTTATATATGTTCATTCGCCTTTGGGGGATGTAAAACATAAGTGGAACCAAATTGAAAATGCAATTTTGACCAAAGATTTTTTCTTTTTGTATATAAAGGAGAAGAATAACTATATAATCTCTATATCTAATGAGCAAAATAGTGGCAGAAATATAGACAAACTGATTGCTTTTGTGGAAGGTAATGTAACACCGGTAATTAAAGTTTGA
- a CDS encoding sigma-54-dependent transcriptional regulator yields MKLNKENILIVDDNYEMLNVLQRSIKALNYHTYKASSVNEAIEVLKSNAIDLLITDLNMPEINGIELLKYTKEHFPLLSKLVVTGMPTIDTAINSLKLGAVDYITKPFTNNELSTAIKDSLSKSIISDTAIVTEQNSYAEIIGQSSHFKSLIDVIKRVQNNNVNILIEGESGTGKELIAKAIHYQGNLSKMPFISINCGGIPESLMESELFGHVKGAFTGASESKIGLFQAASGGTIFLDEIGNAPMAIQTRLLRVIQEKEITRIGATAPEKINVRIISATNSDLNEMVLKGTFREDLYYRINVVNIKTTPLRERGEDILLLAKNFIEKYAVEFNKPKIIIDEKVSNILMRYKWPGNVRELENLIQRMIIMSDEVITLQNVPEHLKYHIPQQPDFLKSLKEYEKEQIVKVLNAVGNNKTKAAKILKIDRKTLNQKITD; encoded by the coding sequence ATGAAATTAAACAAAGAAAACATACTTATAGTAGATGATAATTATGAAATGCTAAATGTTTTGCAACGCAGCATAAAAGCTTTAAATTATCATACCTACAAGGCTTCATCTGTAAATGAAGCTATTGAAGTTTTAAAAAGTAATGCTATAGATCTGCTCATAACAGATCTCAATATGCCAGAAATCAATGGAATCGAATTATTAAAATACACTAAAGAGCACTTTCCTCTTTTATCTAAACTGGTTGTAACCGGTATGCCAACTATTGACACCGCAATAAACTCCTTAAAATTGGGCGCTGTAGATTATATTACAAAACCTTTTACAAACAATGAACTTTCTACGGCAATTAAAGACTCGCTTTCAAAATCCATAATTTCAGATACCGCTATAGTAACTGAACAAAACTCTTATGCAGAAATTATTGGTCAATCCTCACATTTCAAGAGTTTAATTGATGTTATTAAAAGAGTCCAAAATAATAATGTAAATATATTAATAGAAGGAGAAAGTGGTACAGGAAAAGAACTTATTGCAAAAGCAATTCACTATCAAGGAAATCTGTCAAAAATGCCTTTTATCTCTATTAATTGTGGAGGTATACCCGAAAGTTTAATGGAGTCTGAGCTTTTTGGTCATGTTAAAGGAGCATTCACAGGTGCATCAGAATCTAAAATAGGACTGTTTCAGGCAGCATCAGGAGGCACCATTTTTTTGGACGAAATTGGAAATGCGCCAATGGCAATTCAAACAAGGCTTTTACGTGTAATACAGGAAAAAGAAATTACTCGAATTGGGGCAACTGCTCCCGAAAAAATAAATGTCAGAATCATTTCTGCAACTAATAGCGATCTTAATGAAATGGTTTTAAAAGGTACTTTCAGAGAAGATTTATACTATCGAATTAATGTTGTAAATATAAAAACAACTCCACTGCGCGAAAGAGGAGAAGACATTTTATTACTCGCAAAAAATTTCATCGAAAAATATGCTGTTGAATTTAATAAGCCTAAAATAATAATTGACGAAAAAGTTTCCAATATATTAATGCGCTATAAATGGCCAGGCAATGTTAGAGAGCTTGAAAATTTAATCCAACGAATGATTATCATGAGCGATGAAGTTATCACACTTCAAAACGTACCGGAACACTTAAAATATCACATTCCGCAACAACCCGATTTTTTAAAGTCCTTAAAAGAATATGAAAAAGAGCAAATTGTAAAGGTGCTTAATGCAGTTGGAAACAACAAAACTAAAGCGGCAAAAATTCTAAAAATAGACCGCAAAACTTTAAATCAAAAAATCACCGATTAA